A genomic segment from Montipora foliosa isolate CH-2021 chromosome 9, ASM3666993v2, whole genome shotgun sequence encodes:
- the LOC137971862 gene encoding uncharacterized protein: MQPAGADAQSMGDTNLANNSYVKSSFSSSFTATGLAIVPVYVQAKGGQPVVETYAFLDSGSNTSFCTESLLEKFNIKGKKTKLTLTTLKGEEDPVECSLVSLQISDLNQQNIVELPEVYSRSRLPIPVDAIADQHDVNRWPYLKGVTIPNIEAEIGLLIGSDVPQALQPREFRPSENGGPFATRTVLGWVLNGPLGRIAPKSSIANFAQVEKTLDQQFRDYCNLEFNDTVYETKMMSQNDRRALDIIEKTVKLENGHYEIALPWKTYPPNLQNNRTIAERRLELLRKRLRKEPVVHKKYKEFMHDLLSKDYARKIESQEIGPLGALWYLPHHPVFNPQKPEKIRVVFDCSAKYCGTSLNDQLLQGPDLTNSLVGVLSRFREEKIALMSDVEAMFHQVRVRPSDCDALRFLWWPDGNLDSQPEEYQMRVHLFGGASSPSCANFALKKTAEENKTDFDVQTVETVMRNVYVDDCLKSVPTDQEAINLADQLRKLLARGGFNLTKWLSNSKKVLQSLPESERAAQVKSLDFDKLPIERALGVQWDVSSDHFGFTIVIKDRPATRRGLLSIISSIYDPLGFVAPFTLNAKLILQDLSHKKFSWDDPIPEDYLRRWQAWLQELPKLEDLKVDRCFKPFNSKEITSSELHHFSDASQQGFGAVTYLRISDRSGAVKCTFVMGKSRLAPIKPVTIPRLELSAAVIATRLDRISRNELTLPVTKSSFWTDNPEIKTDKSVYLLSASTRDPVAEIIERFSSWSRLKKVVAWIVRFKSNLHKLIKSRKSKESPQIKPSGKISPITVTELREAEHAILNYVQYQLFAQEYEGLKSTIPPSTSKHKVLKSSSIHKLDPVLIQGLLRVGGRLKRASIDTDAKHPIILPKDHHVAKLIVLYYHHVSGHSGVEYTLSLIRQRYWIVMPEPLYVECYKSVDCFGPFEVRRGRSKVKRYGVIFTCLALRAVHIEVVSSLDKESFINALRRFIARRGLPEEMRSDNGGNFVKGEKELRNAINCWNQSQIHNYLLQRTVKWTFNPPAGSHHGGVWERCIRTVRKVLKALTKEQVLDDEGLSTLMCEVEAIVNGRPITKLSDDPRDLEPLTPNHLLLLRAGPAVPPGIFSKYGCHNKRRWRQVQYLADVFWRRWVREYLPSLQERQKWNKQQRNFAVDDIVLVLDDNKPRNFWPLGRVLEVYTNSRDGRLSFNQLTDLPDGIFDKIAQLTELRLSGNQLTDLPDAIFDKNVQLREL; this comes from the exons ATGCAGCCAGCAGGTGCGGACGCACAGTCTATGGGTGACACAAATTTAGCCAACAACAGCTATGTGAAGTCAAGCTTTTCTTCTAGCTTTACTGCGACTGGGCTGGCAATCGTTCCTGTTTACGTGCAAGCAAAGGGAGGACAACCGGTTGTCGAAACGTACGCCTTTCTGGATTCTGGTAGCAACACTTCCTTTTGTACAGAAAGCCTTCTAGAGAAATTCAATATCaagggaaagaaaacaaagcttACTCTAACGACCTTGAAGGGCGAAGAAGACCCGGTCGAGTGTTCCCTAGTGAGCTTGCAGATATCTGATCTCAACCAACAAAACATCGTTGAGCTGCCTGAAGTTTACTCAAGATCTAGGCTACCCATCCCAGTGGATGCTATTGCAGACCAACATGACGTGAACCGCTGGCCCTACCTGAAGGGTGTAACTATTCCAAACATTGAAGCTGAGATTGGGCTGCTCATTGGAAGTGATGTTCCCCAAGCGCTACAGCCAAGGGAGTTCAGACCGAGCGAGAACGGCGGTCCCTTCGCTACAAGAACCGTGTTAGGCTGGGTGCTAAACGGCCCGTTAGGGAGAATCGCCCCTAAGTCCTCGATTGCGAATTTCGCCCAGGTAGAAAAGACCCTCGACCAGCAGTTTAGAGACTACTGCAACCTGGAATTCAACGATACGGTCTACGAAACCAAAATGATGTCTCAAAACGATCGAAGGGCCCTAGATATTATAGAGAAAACGGTGAAACTAGAAAATGGCCATTACGAAATTGCACTGCCTTGGAAAACATATCCCCCGAATCTTCAAAACAACAGGACCATTGCTGAACGCCGCTTAGAACTATTGCGCAAACGATTAAGAAAGGAGCCAGTAGTGCACAAAAAATACAAGGAATTTATGCATGACCTACTGAGCAAGGATTACGCAAGGAAAATTGAAAGTCAAGAAATAGGACCTCTTGGCGCTCTCTGGTATCTGCCACATCATCCGGTATTCAATCCTCAAAAGCCTGAAAAGATTAGAGTGGTGTTCGATTGTTCTGCAAAGTACTGTGGTACTTCACTGAATGACCAGCTGTTACAGGGGCCGGATCTAACCAATTCTCTTGTGGGTGTCCTCTCAAGATTCAGGGAGGAGAAGATTGCACTTATGTCAGATGTCGAAGCAATGTTCCATCAAGTCCGAGTTCGACCTAGCGACTGTGATGCCCTTAGGTTTCTGTGGTGGCCTGATGGTAACTTAGATAGCCAACCAGAAGAGTATCAAATGAGAGTCCATCTATTTGGCGGAGCTTCCTCTCCCAGCTGCGCTAACTTTGCTCTGAAGAAAACAGCTGAAGAGAACAAGACAGACTTCGACGTTCAGACTGTTGAAACAGTAATGCGAAACGTCTACGTCGACGACTGCCTGAAGTCAGTTCCCACAGATCAAGAAGCTATTAATCTCGCGGACCAATTGCGCAAGCTGTTAGCAAGAGGCGGTTTCAATCTCACCAAATGGCTGTCGAATTCAAAGAAGGTACTTCAGTCGTTGCCAGAGTCTGAGAGAGCTGCACAAGTCAAGAGCCTAGATTTCGACAAGCTCCCCATTGAAAGGGCGTTAGGAGTTCAGTGGGACGTATCGTCTGATCACTTTGGTTTCACCATTGTTATCAAGGACAGACCAGCAACAAGGCGAGGCTTGCTGTCCATAATCAGTTCAATCTATGACCCGCTGGGGTTCGTGGCACCATTCACACTGAACGCAAAGCTAATCCTTCAAGATTTGAGCCACAAGAAGTTCAGTTGGGACGATCCGATACCTGAAGACTACTTGCGCCGTTGGCAGGCCTGGTTACAAGAACTTCCTAAACTCGAGGATCTGAAAGTCGACCGCTGCTTTAAGCCATTTAACTCTAAAGAGATTACCTCAAGCGAACTCCATCACTTTTCCGATGCATCACAGCAGGGTTTTGGCGCCGTTACCTACCTCAGAATCTCAGACCGAAGTGGTGCTGTTAAATGTACGTTCGTCATGGGCAAATCGAGGCTGGCACCCATTAAACCGGTCACAATTCCTCGCCTGGAATTGTCAGCAGCCGTCATTGCAACCAGACTGGATCGAATTTCTCGAAACGAGCTAACCTTGCCAGTAACCAAGTCTTCCTTCTGGACTGACA ACCCCGAAATTAAGACAGACAAGAGTGTATACTTACTCAGTGCATCCACTCGCGATCCCGTCGCAGAAATCATCGAAAGATTCTCTTCCTGGTCGCGCCTTAAGAAAGTCGTTGCCTGGATAGTGCGATTCAAGAGTAACCTTCACAAGTTGATCAAGAGCAGAAAGTCTAAGGAATCTCCACAAATCAAGCCTTCAGGCAAGATCAGCCCCATTACCGTGACGGAGTTGCGTGAAGCAGAACATGCAATCCTTAATTACGTTCAGTATCAGTTGTTCGCGCAAGAGTACGAAGGATTAAAGAGCACAATTCCACCGAGCACCAGCAAACACAAGGTCCTCAAGTCAAGTAGCATTCACAAGCTCGACCCCGTCCTTATTCAAGGCCTTCTGCGCGTTGGTGGCCGTCTGAAACGTGCATCAATCGACACAGATGCCAAACACCCGATCATCCTACCAAAGGATCATCACGTGGCCAAACTGATCGTTCTTTACTATCACCACGTTTCTGGACACTCAGGTGTAGAGTACACCCTGTCCCTTATCCGTCAGAGATACTGGATAGTAATGCCAGAGCCGCTGTACGTAGAGTGCTACAAAA GTGTCGACTGCTTTGGTCCCTTTGAAGTTCGTCGTGGAAGATCCAAGGTCAAGAGATATGGCGTTATATTTACCTGTTTAGCTCTCCGAGCAGTTCACATCGAAGTCGTGAGCTCACTAGACAAAGAGTCCTTTATCAACGCCTTACGGAGATTTATTGCAAGAAGAGGCCTACCCGAAGAGATGCGTTCTGACAACGGAGGCAACTTTGTAAAGGGTGAGAAGGAGCTTCGAAATGCAATCAACTGTTGGAACCAGTCTCAGATCCACAACTATCTTCTTCAACGCACTGTCAAGTGGACCTTTAATCCTCCAGCTGGTTCCCATCACGGTGGAGTGTGGGAACGGTGTATCCGTACCGTGCGCAAGGTGTTAAAAGCTTTGACCAAAGAACAAGTGCTAGACGACGAAGGTCTAAGTACTCTGATGTGTGAAGTCGAGGCCATAGTAAACGGTAGGCCAATCACCAAACTCTCTGATGACCCACGTGACCTTGAACCACTGACTCCCAATCATCTGTTGCTGTTGCGAGCAGGTCCTGCTGTTCCACCTGGAATCTTTTCTAAGTACGGTTGTCACAACAAACGCCGCTGGCGTCAAGTACAGTACCTTGCTGACGTGTTTTGGCGACGTTGGGTGCGTGAGTATCTACCCTCTCTTCAGGAGCGGCAAAAATGGAACAAGCAGCAGAGAAACTTTGCAGTAGATGACATTGTGTTGGTACTCGACGACAACAAACCACGTAATTTTTGGCCACTCGGTCGGGTCCTGGAAGTGTATACTAACAGCAGAGATGG gCGGTTGTCATTTAACCAGCTGACGGATCTTCCTGACGGCATTTTTGATAAGATTGCCCAGCTAACAGAACT gCGGTTATCAGGAAACCAGCTGACGGATCTTCCTGACGCCATTTTTGATAAGAATGTCCAACTAAGGGAACTGTAA